The following are from one region of the Anomaloglossus baeobatrachus isolate aAnoBae1 chromosome 1, aAnoBae1.hap1, whole genome shotgun sequence genome:
- the LOC142302757 gene encoding uncharacterized protein LOC142302757, with protein sequence MEEWEYLEGHKERYKEVMMEEHQPRTSPGLSSTRTTPERCPAPPPPPQDSQLLDLDKDLSNINSPERNVRGDQRSNEEIPTDHRPEDCGIIQNIYEEQVIVPDLPSVLHTQDPLSVASKQSLELLLNVQQKKSHTKGVQQQRTLTGEKPYSCHQCRKGFTQKSALISHKIIHKRKPFSCPECGKCFSVKSQLEVHLKTHTGEKPFSCSECGKCFIRKPQLDVHIKTHKKEKPFLCLECGKCFSWKSHLDLHIKTHTGEKPFSCSECGKCFIRKFHLDRHIKAHTGEKPFSCSECGKCFIQKSYLDSHIKTHTGEKPFFCSECGKCFFRKSHLDSHIKTHTKEKPFSCSECGKFFSRKLYLDEHKTNHMREKPFSCSECGKCFAHRSVFVRHMTIHTM encoded by the exons atggaggagtgggagtatctagaaggacacaaggagcggtacaaggaggtgatgatggaggagcaccagccccgcacatcaccag gtctctccagtacgaggacgaccccagagagatgtcccgctcctcctcctcctccacaggattctcag cttttggatCTGGATAAAGATCTGAgcaatattaattctccagagagaaatgtgaggggtgatcagcggagtaacgaggagattcctacagatcaccgccccg AAGATTGTGGCattatacagaatatatatgaaGAGCAAGTAATTGTCCCAGATCTACCATCAGTCCTTCACACCCAGGATCCGTTATCTGTGGCTTCTAAACAATCTCTTGAGTTGCTGCTGAATGTTCAGCAAAAGAAAAGCCACACAAAGGGTGTTCAACAACAAAGAACtctcacaggggagaagccgtattcatgtcatCAATGTAGAAAGGGTTTTACCCAAAAGTCAGCTCTAATTTCACACAAAATAATTCACAAAAGAaaaccattttcatgcccagaatgtggaaaatgttttagtgtGAAATCACAGCTTGAAGTTcatctaaaaactcacacaggggagaagccattttcttgttcagaatgtggtaaatgttttattcggaaaccacagcttgatgtgcatataaaaactcacaagaaggagaagccatttttatgtttagaatgtgggaaatgttttagttggaaatcaCATCTTGATTTGcacataaaaactcacacgggggagaagccattttcatgttcagaatgtgggaaatgttttattaggaaattCCACCTTGATCGGCATATAAAAGCTCACacgggggagaaaccattttcatgttcggaatgtgggaaatgttttattcagaaatcatatcTTGATAGTCacataaaaactcacacaggggagaagccatttttttgttcagaatgtgggaaatgtttttttaggaaatcacatcttgatagccatataaaaactcacacgaaagagaagccattttcatgttcagaatgtgggaaattttttaGTCGGAAATTATATCTTGATGAGCATAAAACAAATCACatgagggagaagccattttcatgttcagaatgtgggaaatgctttgctcACAGATCCGTTTTTGTTAGACACATGACAATTCACACAATGTAA